The DNA sequence taaaattaaattagactaatgggcctaaaatttggataagattctaatatggataacttgtaggttaagatataggattttgtatcgttataaattcaccatattcgtcttccttatttttaatattaaaattcgtagggcttttaggtacaaaaatcagcagtcttgtaaaattcatataaaattcatcgtaagtcagaattcgttgattctgaacttttcagaaaggtctttttgttctctacaactttcgtgttttgtATTTTTCAAGATAACATCATTTAGATGGTCAAAAAGGGTAAATTTAGATCTGGCcaggttttgaggtaagttttcgattgatcttgctagtgttttcaaaattatcaaaatatgggctaagtgatgatatttttgaaaatattataTGTTACAAGTGTAAGTATTGTTGTATCTCTGTGATGTCTAGATGATAATTCAGAATCTCTGATTTGTGTAATGGTTTGTGAAAaaatcgaataagaacttaggaccgcagtcaccggtTTATAGTGACAGTTTtgtgaaaatttaggaccgttatcaccgagttgtagtggtcgtggcatgaattattggttttgaattattgttgtttatatgttatgtgtattgtgtttatagaataagaataagaataagatgccagctactggcaaagtgtggccgtagatcaagactgtgatatttataagaattatcgtttcgttctgttttactTTGTTCtaatctgttataaaatctgctatgttctgttttaaattctgaattttaaaatataaaactttgggttgactttattttagaaaatattttacaaaattattattgttttgagaaaagtcgttttattaaaaatacccattatttttcaggtaaatagttagtcaatttgtacttgctgggcTTTGTAACTCACCCCTTTCAATTTCAGATTTCATCAtaagattcgagttggaaatcgttggagttcgaggacttggAATTGGGGCATATTAACTGTTGGACATCCGTTAGCTGCGTTTTTGTAATAGTCATCTTTGTAATATAATTTTTGATTAATAATTggattttgtattagttttgatttagagtTAATAGTCCAGAAGTGCGGgttgttacagttggtatcaagagcaggctgtctttcggagtgtattaggtatgagactaggacattccctaggattcgatcaTGTGGACCATAGTTAAGTTTGACCAATAGGAGATTAGGGGGAGTAGAAGtataggattgttgtgaatttggggaccaaattctttttaaggagagtagtatgtaatatcccgtgTTTTTTAAAATTAGATcaataattgaataatagaaaaaaaggagattaaaattagataaggactaagatttaaaattaaattagactaatgggcctaaaatttggatcagattctaatatggataacttgtaggttaagatatagggttttgtatgcagtcttgtaaaattcatataaaattcatcgtaagtcagaattcgtagattctggacttttcggaaaggtcttttcgttctctacaacttttgtGTTTTGAATTTTTCAAGATAACATCGTTAAATGGACAAAAAgggtaaattcagatctggtcaggttttgaggtaagttttcgatcgatcttgctagtgttttcaaaattgtgtgaTACATGTACATTTTattatcaaaatatgggctaactgatgatatttttgaaagtattatgtgttacaAGTATAAGTATTGTTGTATCTCTGTGATGTCTAGATGATAATTCAGAATCTCTGATTTGtgtcatggtttgtgaaaatatagaataagaacttaggaccgctgtcaccggattgtagtgacagttttgtgaaaatttaggacagttatcaccgggttgtagtggtcgtggcacGAATTATTGGTtctgaattattgttgtttatatgttatgtgtattgtgtctatagaataagaataagaataagatgtcagctactggcaaagtgtggccgtagatcaagactgtgatatttataagaattatcgtttcgttctgttttactCTGTTCtaatctgttataaaatctgttatgttctgttttaaattctgaattttaaaatataaaactttgggttggctttatttaaaaaatattttataaaattattattgttttgagaaaagtcattttattaaaaacacccattgttttcagttaaatagttagtcaatttgtacttgctgggctttgtagctcacccctttcAATTTCAGATTTCATCAtaagattcgagttggaaattgttggagttcgaggacttggAATTGGGGCATATTAACTGTTGGACATCCGTTAGCTGCATTTTTGTAATAGTCATCTTTGTAATATAATTTTTGATTAATAATtggattttttattaattttgatttagagttaatagtccggaagtgcgggttgttacagttggtatcaaaAGCAGACTgtctttcggagtgtattaggtatgagactagtacattccctaggattcgatcaTGTGGACCATAGTTAAGTTTGACCAATAGGAGATTAGGGGGAGTAGAAGtataggattgttgtgaatttggggaccaaattctttttaaggagggtagtatgtaatatcccgtattttttaaaattagatcaataattgaataatagaaaaaaggagattaaaattagataaggactaagatttaaaattaaattagactaatgggcctaaaatttggatcagattctaatatggataacttgtaggttaatatatagggttttgtatcgttataaatacaccatattcgtcttccttatttttaatattaaaattcgtagggcttttAGGCACAAAAATCAGaagtcttgtaaaattcatataaaattcatcataagtcagaattcgttgattctggacttttcggaaaggtcttttcgttctctacaactttcgtgtttttatttttcaAGATAACGTCGTTTAGATGGTCACAAAtggtaaattcagatctggtcaggttttgaggtaagttttcgatcgatctttctagtgttttcaaaattgtgtgatacatgtatatttgattatcaaaatatgggctaagtgatgatatttttgaaaatattatgTGTTACAAGTATATGTATTGTTGTATCTCTGTGATGTCTAGATGATAATTCAGAATCTCTGATTTGTGTaatggtttgtgaaaatatcgaataagaacttaggaccgcagtcaccggattgtagtgacagttttgtgaaaatttaggaccgttatcaccgggttgtagtggtcgtggcatgaattattggttttgaattattgttgtttatatgttatgtgtattgtgtgtatcgaataagaataagaacatgtatcgaaagtgtttgtttcgtatgtcgtatatcgtatcgtattttgttatatgtgttcatgttacttggacgactagttggatcgattggtccCTTGCTGGGTTGTATAGCTCATttttacaatttcaggtttcgcctaagagttcgagttagatagtattggagttcgaggatttaggtttggagtagattgacttttggacttccgcttTTAGATGAGCTTTCGTATTGTaacctttgtaatagaattttggattaataattgtattttgtattagtCTTTGATTTAGagttaatagtccggaagtgcgggctgttacagtaaatttataaatttgtgtttttttaaaatattaaaatcgATTATATGTGTTATTTTGATCTTGTGATTTTATGTATTTTATGATTTTTATGTATTttatgattttctaaaatataatttttaaaatcgattATATGTGTTATTTTGAAACAGGAGAACTGAGAATTGTATGTTCGAAGGTTGTGTGTGATTTTCagaattttgtatttttttgatatttttattgaaaattcAAATACTTTGCTAATctgtttttattaaaaatttgCAGGGAGTTCTGGTACTTCGAGACATTCCTCGCATGTTTGGAATTATTTTTCGAGACAAGCAACACCGGACGATCCACAAGAAGAAGAATAATTTGAATAGTTGATAAAATATTTTTGCCatctatttttaaaatttgttatgttttgtattttatttaaaatgtaaacacggtttgttccgtttttttagagaggagtcctctcaaatcaattgtaacattttttaattaataaaatttatagaggTACCGTCCTCTTTTCCTTATTAACATGTTAGTTTTATAAATTCGAGAAAAAAACACAAatttgaaaagaaaaattgaagatAGAAAAAAAAATAGGTTCCTCTTTCTGCACCTTCAGTAATATAGTCACTCATTGCAAAACAAactttgtttttcaaaaataacaaatttgttttgattattttatcaaataaaaatGTTAAAATGTGTTAAAAATCGAAAATGATATTAATTGAACATAATTGAAAATGTTatctaaatatataattttgattCTAGCCGTACAAGTTtacataaataaaaatatatatttatcatTTTGTGATTGAATCACAGACACAGTTGACACTTGATAGTTTGTACATGTACattcataataaaaaaaattaaagaaacaaCTGAGTGGAGTAGGGGACCACTTGCTTTGCTGCCACCAGTTGCCACTTGCACTACCATTTTCTGCCATATAGAAACAGTCAACAAGCACCACAAACTCGTCTGGATTCGCCAATTCGCGGTTAACCGGCTCGTATTCGTGTAATTCGCCTAGCTCGCCTAATTCACGAGCCGATCCCGGATTACCGTTTTATCAAACCGGCACAGCTCGGCCCGGCTCATTCACTTCTACGTGCCGTTCACGAGTTACTTGGTAATTGAATCGTACCGCGGAAACTCGGCACGGCACGGCCGGCCCGATCGTCTGGCCACCTCTATCCACGGGTGGAAACGAGTCTTATCATTTTGAACGAAATTAGGCACGACCGACCCAATTTTTAAAAAAGCCTGAATATGTCTATTATGCCACGTTTTGGCATGACAAATACGCAGGAAGATATCACAACGCTCAGATTAAATCAGATAAAATTGGTAATTACCATATTAACGAAACTTATCCCTAAAGTCTCTTAAGGATAAGCCCAAATTTCACAGAACTGCGTAGGCTTGATCCAATATAAATTGGTACGCAGGCATCTTGGCAAAGGGATCCGATACAACGAGACAAATCGAGACACCTCCCAAGTCCAGCCCCTCTTTTTCATAAACCCTAATCTCACAATTACACACAAATCGCTCTAATATTCCAGTATCCCTCTGATTTCGTGTTGTTACGAAATTCCTCCAAcaacatttggcgctagaaggaggggcctTTAATTATTCGTGGAGGACtgataatatttaaaaaattatacaCACATGATTCCACGCTTTGGGTGAATGACACGGGGGATCGATATGGGCGGCGGCTGTCCTACACGCTGGTGAATGACGTAAGTCCGAATAGGTTAAGGCGGTTGAATAGTATCAAAGTGTTACTCTATGGTCAACCAGGAATGACGGCTacattaaaataaaaaaaaggcAACGGCGCTGATTTCAATTTCGGACCAAAACTCACCGGGGAGTCAACAAGGTCGATGCTTCAACAAAACATTATTACGTACACGGACAAAGGAAAAAATGAGATAAAAGTTTATGGTGGCGGGACCCAAtagcaagaaattgctgataaATAAAGGAATTGCTCAGGTTATATACCACCGGAAGAAAAACAAAGGAAAAATACCAGCAGCTTGGAGATTGGCGATGATCAATTCGCATGGAGGTGGCTATCACGCGATTCCAAAATCTTAGCAGCCCACTGAAGTCGACGAAAAATAAAGATAAGTtcaatattaatttatttttattgtCCGATTTATTTCTGCGTATTAAATATTATGTAATCATGCATTAATATTATGTTTTTGAATATTTTATGCTAacaaatatttattatttaaaattcgGCGCGGGTGATATTTGTTGTAGTTAAAATTATTGCGCCATTTTAATTTTAGACGACGcgtatatttttgaaaatatcgTACGAGATATTTATTTGAGAGAATTGTTGATTTTTAGAAGATCGTACGAACTGCATCTTTTggaaaaatatattatatatgcGTGATGCATAATTTTGGGAAAATATTTAAGAAAGAGCATTATTTTTGGGAAAAATAAATATTGCGACAATTTTAAATTGGCATATTTATTATGTTTGAATTGCGTTTAAAATATTTTGCATATATTGTCGCGATAATACATATATGTcgaaaaatattttcaaacttgtGAATGGAAATTGCTATGTTGGGTAGCTGAGACAACCACTTGGAACGATATACACTACCGATTGTGAACTTGTATTGTTGACACCTTACGCCTAGATAGGCAGAAAGATTACAAACGGAAAGATTGAAGGTACGAGCTCACCTTATCTCAAGTATGGAAAGAGATTCAAGGTGCGAGTTCACCTTATCTTAAGTACAGAAAGAGATTGAAGGTCGGGAGTTCCACCTTATCTTTTGCTGAAGGCATGTTTGTTGATTTTGGTGCATTCATATAATACTAGTAGTTCACCTCAATAATACTATTTTACAATCGGCTGTTATATCTATCTTGAAGTGTGTACCAAGGTCCAACTTAACATCATTGTTCGCAATGGATTTATAAATTTGTGCTCGCATAACCACAAACAAGGAAAATATGTGTCTTTTTCGGATCTTGCATGGTCTCGCACGTGCATTTGCATAATTGTTTTGAGCACGAAGGTGCTCTATGTTATGTACTAAACTCTGATTTTTAGTTGTTTCAGCGATCGAAGAATGTTTAGTTCTCCACTGCAGCAAGCTACACTGAAGAActgggggtagttgttataccacGTTTTGTCATGATAAAtactttttaataattttataatttattaattattaattctgTTTAATAATTAATTGCTTAAGGCCCAAGTTATCCTCTCTCTGAAACGAGAAAAAAATCAATTTCAATAAATCAATAACGGAAAATATCTTTTAATGATATTCTTCAAATCAGGAAGATATCACAACGCTTAGATTAAATCAGATAAAATTGGTAATTACCATATTAACGAAACTTATCCCTAAAGTTTCTTAAGGATAAGCCCAAATTTCACAGAACTGCGTAGACTTGATCCAATATAAATTGGTACGCAGACATCTTGGCtagggctgtcaaaaaaattcgaaaaatccgatattcgtccgaaaaatcTGCATCCGTATCCGAGAAAAAGCGAATATTATTCGTATCCGAGAAAAAACGtatattatccgtatccgaattcggcatattcgaatccgaaactaaatacatatatgatatttaaattatataaatatataattatatataatttaaaatttatttttttagtttatagtgtgtgtaaatgtattaaataataagtttatacaaattttatataatgtacacatactttatacatatataaatatattatttgtatttaatcataaaaaatattcTATTATCATCGTCAAAACGGTAAGGGcaacaaaaaaattcaaaaaatctgATATTCGTCCGAAATATCCACGTTCGTATCCGAGaaaaaacggatattatccgtatccgaaataaagcagatattatccgtattcgaatccgacGATTGCGGATGCGGATACAGATATAGGCatatccgtatccgaattatccgtttgacagccctAATTCTTGGCAAAAGGATCCGATACAACGAGACAAATCGAGACACCTCCCAAGTCCGACCCCTCTTTTTCATAAACCCAAATCTCACAATTACACACAAATGGCTCTAATATTCCAATAACCCTCCGATTTCGTGTTGTTACGAAATTTCTCCAACAACAATGTCCTTTTAAAAATCCGGATTTTTTAAAATCTGGCTCATCCGATATCAATATTTGTGCATATCCAAAGTGTAACATATAGATTTAATATGTGGCTGAGTTGGGCTGAATGGAATATGGGCCAAACAAAAGAAATCAATGGCGCGTTAATGTCTTGGCGCCTTTGTTAGTAAGCCCCCGCTTTGTAATTTTATAGGAATAGGGTGGTAGGGTGGGTTCCTTCGAGAGGGAGAGAAACTCGCTCAGTGACAGTGGGTCAACTCGGAGAACTCGCTCAGTGAGCAGACTCGGGAGAGAATCGTGTGATGACTCGAATTTGTACGAGGAATGAATAGGGTGATTGAGCAACTCAGTGTGTGGACTCGGACTGAGTCGGTTGATTTTCTGGTGCACACCACCTGTTTGAGCAAGTGTCTCAAAGACAAGCGAGGTTGGGTGACTCAAGATGATATATTCAACAAGCTGAAATGGATGAGTTGCTGAGTCGACTCGTTTCTCATCTGGGTTTGCCGATAGTTTGGACTTTGGTGCAGCGGATATAGTGAGAAAGCAATGAGATAAACCGGGAAAAAATACGAGGTTCAATGAGATTTTGAATAATATGTTCTGCGATTTCCTACTCGTAAACTGTACGTGTTTTgcaaatttttattaaaataatgatGTTTATGCCAGATGAAtcacaaaataatatatcttGCATTATTTCACgtaatatttaataattacagAACTTAAATATATTCCACGAGTACACGAAAAATAAGGACTCCATGTAACTTGACTCGTGATATAGATAATGTCCGTTTTAACTAGAACCATGCTTAGTTAGTTAGTTGGAATGTTTTAGTTTTAGTTTTAGTACTAAAATATGAAAAGGACAGAAAAAAGTTGCATGACATGTCTTCAAGATTAAATTAGTTGACTTCTAGGTTTTAGTCTACCCCGCGTTTTGCAAAAGTTGATCGACTTGAGAACTGGTTCTTGTTTTTGTGCTCAGTCACACAAGATTTGTTCTGTACAGAAACCAAGTCTTCTGGATTGTGTTCCATTCTATTTCAGTATTAGCAGCGCGAGAAATTcttgttttaaattatttttttttaaaaacttgtgtTCGAATGACAGAAAATTCTAACGGGATTGTGATTCTCATCACTTTATTGAATGTATTGGTTTATAAGCTCCAGAAACTTCAAGATGCGCAGCAAACGAAAACGAAGCTCGAAGAAGCAGAGAAAACCAAGCTCCAGGAAGCAGAGAAAACAAATGTCCAAGAAGCAGAGAAAAGCGATGGTTTGCCGTTTTCTTTACCAACATTGTGTCGTCGTTTTCCACTTGAAGTCATCCAGTCGGCAACAGATAACTTTTCGGAGGAACTGGTGATTGGAAAAGGTGGCTTCGGGAATGTTTACAAAGGGACGATGGACTTTGGAGAGAGAAAAGTTGCTGTGAAGCGGCGGAAATTAGATTCTAAGCAAGGAGTTGAGGAGTTTCACTCGGAGATTGAGATGCTTTCCAAGATTCAACACTGTAATATAGTCTCCCTTATTGGTTATTGTGCTGACAATGAGGAAATGATCCTAGTTTATGAATATATGCCTCGTCAAACCCTTGCAGATCATTTGTATAAAAGGACCAGAAAAGGTGACAAGTCTTTATCCTCGTTATCATGGGTGCAACGCCTTAAGATTTGCATTGGGGCAGCTCATGGTCTAGGCTACCTTCACACTGGTACAGGCACCGAGAACAGAGTTATACACAGAGATGTGAAGGCTGAAAACATTCTGCTGGATGAGAACCTTGCAGCTAAAGTTTCAGACTTTGGATTGTCCAAAACAGGTCCAGCAAATCAGACATGTACATATGTAAATACTGGTGTCAAAGGCACACACGGTTATCTAGATCCGTACTATGTCTTAGCTCACAGATTGACCAGAAAATCTGATGTCTATGCATTTGGTGTACTATTATTTGAGGTCTTATGTGGAAGACCAGCATTGGATAAGAGTCTGAACGAAGAGCAAATCAAATTAGCTGAATGGGCCCAACACTGCTTCGGAAAGGGACTCCTGGACCAGATAACTGATCCCTATATCAAAGGGGACATATCCTCTGAATCCTTAAATGTGTACGTGACCATTGCGATGAAGTGTTTAAATTTTCAACCCAAGCTCCGTCCAACTATGGCTGAGGTGGTTGTTAGTCTTGAGTCTGCATTGACATTTCAAGAAAAGAGTAAAGAATATACTTTAGTTGAGATAATGCCCGATGATTTTATGGAAGATGAAGATTGTTTAATTCGTGAGAGGAAAGACACTAATCACAAACATGAATATACAGGAAAAGGAAATACAGATTTTTCAAATGGTCTGCATCACAAAAAACAGACTTCTGCTACAAGAACATTCATGAAAAGGGAATATTTAGGAAAAGGaaatataaaattttcaaatgATTGGCATCGCAAAAAGCAGTCTTTTGCCACAAATAGGATCAGTTGTTTCCCTTCAGTTGCTACTTGGATATTCTCAGGTAAAACTAAACTCTTTATTTATCAATTGTTTACTCATATGCTGGGTGGCTGAAGGATTATTAGTGGTTTCAGTTGACTAGCCTGTGAATCCATCTTCCATTTGGAATTTGAAATATCTTTAACcacaaaaaattataaaaaaaaggTAACCATATAAAGGAAATGATTTGGCTCGTTATACTTATAGAAGAAGATTATGTGGATCCTTTGGTTGTATGCCATGGATATATTCGAGAAACTAATCCCTTAGTAACGATGGTAAAGATGATTTACTTATTTGTATTCTAAGATTATCTTAGAACACTCTCCAAACTATGTAAAAGTAGAACAAAAATCTCCCTACTAAAACTCTCCAACAAACTTCTCCCTAGAATTCCCGAAACTTAAGATGAAGATGACAAGATACCAGTCCATAAACACAAGTATTTCTACCAGGAAGAATAATGCTAGAGTAGTATATAGTATATACTCTTGTTGACAACTTACAACagtaattttttttttctctttttacTTGTCATTATGATATTTTGAGCATTTACTGGAATAATTCTTGTTAATGAGGTTAATTCCCTTTTTCAGTCAACCAAAATGCAAAGACATTACGAAACAGCACGGATGTGCTTCCAAGTACCACACTTGGGATCCAAGAAGAAATTCTGCAGTCATTAAAGTTAAAGAGGTTCACATTCAGTGATCTTAGTGCAGCCACCAGGAAGTTTCATCCTGACAGTGTAATTGGGAGAGGTGGTTTTGGTCCTGTTTTTAGGGGTTGGGTTGATGAAAAAACATTAGTTGCTGCAGATTGGGGCACTGGCCTTGTTATTGCAGTAAAGGAATTATCTTCAACAAGCCGCCAAGGTCACTTGGAGTGGCTGGTTAGTagtgttctttctttctactcCTACCGTGCTCTTTTTTTTAAGATATGCAGCAAAAAACACCTCAAGTCTTGGGTGTGAGAACAGATTAATCAGTAGAGTTTAGAGTAGATCTGCCATTAGTCAAACTTACCCTTATGAGCAAATATTATGATTAAGCTTTAAAGGATTATTAAAAGGCTAAATGACCTTTTAGCCCCCTTTTTACCGTTACCGGTATAAGTCGGATGGGCAAAAAAGACATTTACCCTCCGAGTTGTACCGTTATGGGTCAAAAGGTACATTTCTCATAACTTGAGGGTGAAAAAGTACATTTCTTACATATTTATCATATCTATTAGCCCTTAAAATATATTATGGTGTAccttttttttgctaaattaccTTTTAACCCTTAAGGTATAAGAAATGTAtcttcttttttttttgctaataaGAAATGTACCTTTTAACCCTCAAGATATAAGAAATGTACTTTTTGACCCATAACGGTACAACTCGGAGGAGGGTAAATATTTTTTTTGCCCCTCTTATTTATACCGGTAACGGTAAAAAGGGGGCTAAAGGGTACGAAATCTCATACCTTTGGGTTTAAAAGGTACGAGTTCAAATATTTAGGGTATATTGCTTTATATTTTAAGGGTTAAAAGGTCATTAAGCCTTATCAAAATTCAAAAATATGTCATATTTGTACTAAACTTTAATGAGACAATCAAATAAATCTTAAAATTCTATATTTTGAATTCTAGAAAAATGTAATATTTATATATGATTTAAGAAAATTCAATATTTGgatgaatttttttatttaacaAATTATAGGATGTCAAATCAATTCTATATGTTCAAATCGTCAACTCAAAAAATATAGTAGGATATTTTTAACttcatttattgttgttaatgcATAAGTAATGATGGGTCTTCAATTAATTAAAACTTGATATGATGAAATAAAATAAccttaaaaattaataaattattcaTCTTTTATATAGTATTTTTATATTAATGCATGGTCCATTACATGCAAGAGATTTTACAAATTTTGTGGATTaatacatgattttttttatGTAATTATATAGTTGTACAAtctttttaattaaatttttagatCCTTATCAAGCTCAAATTTTGAAATTAcatttctttcattgacagtaAAACCTAAACTTAAGAACTAATCTAGTAATTTGAGTAATTTTAAATAGGTGCTCAAACTTAGGGGTGTTTTCTTTTTGTAAGGAGGGGTATTATTATTATATGTCAAGAGTATTTGAAATTCAAGTACGCTAGCTGGATAACTCTGTGCCATCTCTTTGACTACAGACAGAAATCAAATGTCTGGTGAAACATTCTCATCCTAATCTTGTGAAATTGATTGGTTACTGCTCAGAAGAGGATCATCGACTTCTTGTATATGAGTTCATACATCGAGGAGATTTTAATAATCATCTATTCAGGAGTGAGTTTCACAATCATATTTCATCTAATCCAGTCAAATAATTCGTTTTAGAAAACCATTATGTATGTGCATAGACAATATCTTTTCCCGATATAGTTGAGTTGTGACATAGCTACTTTCTACTTGATTCAATTTGAAGCAGGGGGGTCTGACATTCAACCGCTCTCTTGGAAACTTCGTATGAGTATGGCACTTGGAGCAGCAAAGGGGCTTGCATATCTTCACAGTCCAGAAGTAAATGTGATTCACCGTGATATCAAATTATCCAACATATTGATTGATTCTGTATGTAGAACAGATGATGGTTAAAATTTACTGTCGACCAGTGTTCCCATAAAAAATACAGTATTCCCTTACGACTTTCTATTACTAGCAGAATTACAATGCAAAGCTCTCTGATTTTGGGTTGGCTAAAGACGGACCAGAACATGAAGAAACCCACGTGTCTACACTTGTTCGCGGAACATTTGGTTATCTAGATCCGCAATATTACCATTCAGGTTACTATTTCACATAAACTTATGTTAAAAAATTTAGCACATTGCAATTATATATCGCACTTTTGGTGGACAGTAGATTGCAATTATCTGGAATCATGCAGGGGGTAGAAAGATGTCACAGCACGCACTCCATTCAGTTTGTAGCTTTCCTGATCCCCAATCTCTTCTGATAAAATAGGCTCTATAACGAtgaaaaccgatgtctatggcTTTG is a window from the Apium graveolens cultivar Ventura chromosome 1, ASM990537v1, whole genome shotgun sequence genome containing:
- the LOC141677107 gene encoding uncharacterized protein LOC141677107 isoform X2, encoding MTENSNGIVILITLLNVLVYKLQKLQDAQQTKTKLEEAEKTKLQEAEKTNVQEAEKSDGLPFSLPTLCRRFPLEVIQSATDNFSEELVIGKGGFGNVYKGTMDFGERKVAVKRRKLDSKQGVEEFHSEIEMLSKIQHCNIVSLIGYCADNEEMILVYEYMPRQTLADHLYKRTRKGDKSLSSLSWVQRLKICIGAAHGLGYLHTGTGTENRVIHRDVKAENILLDENLAAKVSDFGLSKTGPANQTCTYVNTGVKGTHGYLDPYYVLAHRLTRKSDVYAFGVLLFEVLCGRPALDKSLNEEQIKLAEWAQHCFGKGLLDQITDPYIKGDISSESLNVYVTIAMKCLNFQPKLRPTMAEVVVSLESALTFQEKSKEYTLVEIMPDDFMEDEDCLIRERKDTNHKHEYTGKGNTDFSNGLHHKKQTSATRTFMKREYLGKGNIKFSNDWHRKKQSFATNRISCFPSVATWIFSVNQNAKTLRNSTDVLPSTTLGIQEEILQSLKLKRFTFSDLSAATRKFHPDSVIGRGGFGPVFRGWVDEKTLVAADWGTGLVIAVKELSSTSRQGHLEWLTEIKCLVKHSHPNLVKLIGYCSEEDHRLLVYEFIHRGDFNNHLFRRGSDIQPLSWKLRMSMALGAAKGLAYLHSPEVNVIHRDIKLSNILIDSNYNAKLSDFGLAKDGPEHEETHVSTLVRGTFGYLDPQYYHSGSITMKTDVYGFGVVLLEILTGRRAIEHDLPIEHRSLVSWAHSRLSEEHVISDIMDADIKGQYTVRAAIKASSLALKCTSLRRESRPDAKQIVEELEQLLDLVNLENMNNQVNPTENDLSKSSASSSTPSQHVSQPPDVGFTSSIRPSKIASHKMREGKWSIKKSLGMNKRAKINEDWGWGSKEKVNMQRGISPLGHFLSERAMMSLAPGSWVDDRIVYMYMALLHQREQDIQYGNIWERKSIYYFMDPYFMVLGMKHVESIKTAKKGDNEEKKAWDKAQHNFSGFVTATVGPSAIEADYIFIPCCIREAHWVLFIFSVKSFEVVLLDSMNDNPDYPREKEVVTWLLPKLFGKLYPNHGIEYECVPCHFVRDRPTQQNSDDCGVFVMKYMDFMLQGYDITTLEPWSQDLVETFRYRIAMELQNGKARQISNDRMRKRLQNFNNG
- the LOC141677107 gene encoding uncharacterized protein LOC141677107 isoform X1, which gives rise to MTENSNGIVILITLLNVLVYKLQKLQDAQQTKTKLEEAEKTKLQEAEKTNVQEAEKSDGLPFSLPTLCRRFPLEVIQSATDNFSEELVIGKGGFGNVYKGTMDFGERKVAVKRRKLDSKQGVEEFHSEIEMLSKIQHCNIVSLIGYCADNEEMILVYEYMPRQTLADHLYKRTRKGDKSLSSLSWVQRLKICIGAAHGLGYLHTGTGTENRVIHRDVKAENILLDENLAAKVSDFGLSKTGPANQTCTYVNTGVKGTHGYLDPYYVLAHRLTRKSDVYAFGVLLFEVLCGRPALDKSLNEEQIKLAEWAQHCFGKGLLDQITDPYIKGDISSESLNVYVTIAMKCLNFQPKLRPTMAEVVVSLESALTFQEKSKEYTLVEIMPDDFMEDEDCLIRERKDTNHKHEYTGKGNTDFSNGLHHKKQTSATRTFMKREYLGKGNIKFSNDWHRKKQSFATNRISCFPSVATWIFSVNQNAKTLRNSTDVLPSTTLGIQEEILQSLKLKRFTFSDLSAATRKFHPDSVIGRGGFGPVFRGWVDEKTLVAADWGTGLVIAVKELSSTSRQGHLEWLTEIKCLVKHSHPNLVKLIGYCSEEDHRLLVYEFIHRGDFNNHLFRTGGSDIQPLSWKLRMSMALGAAKGLAYLHSPEVNVIHRDIKLSNILIDSNYNAKLSDFGLAKDGPEHEETHVSTLVRGTFGYLDPQYYHSGSITMKTDVYGFGVVLLEILTGRRAIEHDLPIEHRSLVSWAHSRLSEEHVISDIMDADIKGQYTVRAAIKASSLALKCTSLRRESRPDAKQIVEELEQLLDLVNLENMNNQVNPTENDLSKSSASSSTPSQHVSQPPDVGFTSSIRPSKIASHKMREGKWSIKKSLGMNKRAKINEDWGWGSKEKVNMQRGISPLGHFLSERAMMSLAPGSWVDDRIVYMYMALLHQREQDIQYGNIWERKSIYYFMDPYFMVLGMKHVESIKTAKKGDNEEKKAWDKAQHNFSGFVTATVGPSAIEADYIFIPCCIREAHWVLFIFSVKSFEVVLLDSMNDNPDYPREKEVVTWLLPKLFGKLYPNHGIEYECVPCHFVRDRPTQQNSDDCGVFVMKYMDFMLQGYDITTLEPWSQDLVETFRYRIAMELQNGKARQISNDRMRKRLQNFNNG